One window from the genome of Sphaerotilus microaerophilus encodes:
- the rsmH gene encoding 16S rRNA (cytosine(1402)-N(4))-methyltransferase RsmH has product MDNPMTPWQHRTVLLHEAVDALVQRPDGIFLDGTYGRGGHSRLILQQLSPTGRLLATDRDPEALADASTGAQRIDDARFSIAHARYADFPAVLDAAGVAQLDGILLDVGVSSPQIDNPERGFSFRFDGPLDMRMDPTRGESAAQFLERADERRIAEVIRDLGEERFAAAIAKALVARREAGAPVRRTAELAEVVARAVKTRERGQDPATRTFQALRILVNAELEELEQGLNAALARLAPGGRLVVISFHSLEDRIVKTFIARHSREAYDRRMPLAVGAAPLLHAVARIKPSEAEVEANPRSRSAILRVAERTDAPLPEVPVAPASRRRA; this is encoded by the coding sequence ATGGACAACCCGATGACTCCTTGGCAGCACCGCACCGTCCTGCTGCACGAGGCGGTGGACGCATTGGTCCAGCGCCCGGACGGTATTTTCCTGGACGGCACCTACGGGCGCGGCGGCCACAGCCGCCTGATCCTGCAGCAGCTGTCGCCCACCGGCCGCCTGCTGGCGACCGACCGCGACCCCGAGGCCCTGGCCGATGCCTCCACCGGGGCGCAGCGCATCGACGATGCGCGCTTCTCGATCGCGCACGCCCGCTACGCCGACTTCCCTGCCGTGCTGGACGCCGCCGGCGTGGCGCAGCTCGACGGCATCTTGCTGGACGTGGGCGTGTCCTCGCCCCAGATCGACAACCCCGAGCGTGGCTTCAGCTTCCGTTTCGACGGGCCGCTGGACATGCGCATGGATCCCACCCGCGGCGAGAGCGCGGCCCAGTTTCTTGAACGCGCCGACGAGCGGCGCATCGCGGAGGTGATACGTGATCTCGGAGAAGAACGGTTTGCTGCTGCGATTGCAAAGGCGCTTGTCGCTCGCCGCGAAGCTGGGGCTCCAGTTCGGCGTACCGCCGAGCTTGCCGAGGTCGTGGCTCGCGCGGTCAAGACCCGCGAGCGCGGCCAGGACCCTGCAACGCGCACGTTTCAGGCTCTACGGATTCTCGTCAACGCTGAGCTCGAGGAGCTCGAACAGGGTCTGAATGCGGCGCTGGCCCGCCTGGCGCCCGGCGGCCGGCTGGTGGTGATCAGCTTCCATTCGCTGGAGGATCGCATCGTCAAGACCTTCATCGCGCGTCATTCGCGCGAGGCCTACGACCGACGCATGCCGCTGGCCGTGGGGGCGGCGCCGCTGCTGCATGCGGTGGCACGCATCAAGCCGAGTGAGGCCGAGGTCGAGGCCAACCCGCGCTCGCGCTCGGCCATCCTGCGCGTGGCCGAACGCACCGACGCGCCGCTGCCTGAGGTGCCGGTGGCCCCGGCGTCGCGGAGGCGCGCATGA
- the mraZ gene encoding division/cell wall cluster transcriptional repressor MraZ: protein MADFHFQGTSALALDAKGRLTVPARHRELLTSLAGGQLTITKHPEGCLMVFPRPVWEGFRAKVEAMPLSASGWKRIFLGSAMDVEIDSGSRVLVSPELRSAAGLDHDVLLIGMGNHLELWDAARYAAAEAKVLEQPMPDVLQDFSF from the coding sequence GTGGCTGACTTTCATTTCCAGGGTACTTCGGCGCTTGCGCTGGACGCCAAGGGGCGGTTGACCGTCCCTGCGCGCCATCGCGAGTTGCTCACGTCCCTGGCTGGCGGCCAGCTCACGATCACCAAGCACCCCGAGGGCTGTCTGATGGTGTTCCCGCGTCCGGTCTGGGAAGGCTTCCGTGCCAAGGTGGAGGCCATGCCGCTGTCCGCCTCGGGCTGGAAGCGCATCTTCCTGGGCAGCGCGATGGACGTCGAGATCGACAGCGGCTCGCGCGTGCTGGTCTCGCCCGAGCTGCGCAGCGCAGCGGGCCTGGACCACGATGTGCTGCTGATCGGCATGGGCAACCACCTGGAACTCTGGGACGCGGCGCGCTACGCCGCCGCCGAGGCCAAGGTGCTGGAGCAGCCCATGCCGGATGTGCTGCAGGACTTCAGCTTCTAG
- a CDS encoding carbonic anhydrase — protein sequence MRSLRKSRFPVLPLGGLALAAVLAWVPGVALASDAHGEPAQAKGPAKAAPKESGHEAPKPAARGPGKAEVKAEGKAEGKADPHGGGEADLATLRERLNAKLTDTRSRTERAPVLRVANSGGHGAADGHGAAKPAPRRMVAAKPTVAEPAAAANHAAGAAHIHWSYGGEGGPAQWAALKPEFATCGLGARQSPIDIRGGIRVDLEPIRFDYRPSAFSVLDNGHTVQANIAGSNSIEIGGRRYDLLQFHFHRPSEERINGRQYDMVIHLVHKDPEGRLAVVAVMLEQGRAQPAIQMVWNSLPLEKNLENPAPVPLDLNLLLPEDRRYFTYMGSLTTPPCSEGVLWMVMKQPVPVSPEQVGVFARLYPMNARPIQPNAGRLIKESN from the coding sequence ATGAGGTCCCTGCGGAAGTCCCGTTTTCCTGTCCTGCCCCTGGGGGGGCTGGCGCTGGCCGCTGTCCTGGCCTGGGTGCCCGGCGTGGCCCTGGCCTCCGACGCCCACGGCGAGCCTGCGCAGGCCAAGGGTCCCGCCAAGGCGGCTCCCAAGGAGTCCGGCCACGAGGCGCCGAAGCCCGCCGCGCGCGGCCCCGGCAAGGCCGAGGTGAAAGCCGAGGGGAAAGCCGAGGGGAAGGCGGATCCCCACGGCGGCGGTGAGGCGGACCTCGCCACCCTGCGGGAGCGCCTCAATGCCAAGCTGACCGACACCCGCAGCCGCACCGAGCGTGCGCCGGTCCTGCGTGTAGCCAACAGCGGGGGGCATGGCGCAGCGGATGGGCACGGCGCGGCCAAACCCGCGCCCCGTCGCATGGTGGCGGCCAAGCCGACGGTCGCCGAGCCCGCCGCTGCCGCAAACCACGCCGCCGGCGCTGCACACATCCACTGGTCCTATGGCGGCGAGGGCGGCCCGGCGCAATGGGCCGCGCTCAAGCCCGAGTTCGCCACCTGCGGGCTGGGCGCGCGGCAGAGCCCGATCGACATCCGCGGCGGCATCCGCGTCGACCTGGAGCCGATCCGCTTCGACTACCGCCCCTCGGCCTTCAGCGTGCTCGACAACGGCCACACCGTGCAGGCCAACATCGCGGGCAGCAACAGCATCGAAATCGGTGGGCGGCGCTACGACCTGCTGCAGTTCCACTTCCACCGCCCCTCCGAGGAGCGCATCAACGGCCGCCAGTACGACATGGTGATCCACCTGGTCCACAAGGACCCGGAGGGCCGCCTGGCCGTGGTCGCGGTGATGCTGGAGCAGGGCCGCGCCCAGCCGGCGATCCAGATGGTCTGGAACAGCCTGCCGCTGGAGAAGAACCTGGAGAACCCGGCCCCGGTGCCGCTGGACCTGAACCTGCTGCTGCCCGAAGACCGGCGCTACTTCACCTACATGGGCTCGCTCACCACGCCGCCCTGCAGCGAGGGGGTGCTGTGGATGGTGATGAAGCAGCCGGTGCCGGTCTCGCCCGAGCAGGTCGGCGTCTTTGCCCGCCTCTACCCGATGAATGCGCGGCCGATCCAGCCCAACGCGGGCCGCTTGATCAAGGAATCCAACTGA
- the ftsL gene encoding cell division protein FtsL produces MTRLNLLLLVVLVCSAIYLVQTSYESRRLYAALERERNAAHQLDVEAEGLDVARRAYATSLRVERVAREELRMRAATPAVTEYVTDPARTAAAAQGGRP; encoded by the coding sequence ATGACCCGGCTGAACCTGCTGCTCCTGGTGGTGCTGGTGTGCAGCGCGATCTACCTCGTGCAGACCTCCTATGAGTCGCGCCGCCTCTACGCCGCGCTGGAGCGCGAGCGCAACGCGGCGCACCAGCTCGACGTCGAGGCCGAGGGCCTGGACGTGGCGCGCCGTGCCTACGCCACCAGCCTGCGCGTCGAACGCGTGGCCCGCGAGGAGCTGCGCATGCGCGCGGCCACGCCGGCAGTGACCGAGTACGTGACCGACCCGGCCCGCACCGCGGCCGCGGCGCAGGGAGGCCGGCCATGA